The nucleotide sequence TCAGGCACAGATTGTTACTTATACTTTTCCAGCCCGCAAGCCAAAAGGTGAAGTTAAAATGCCGGAAGTTAAAGTATTATGGTACGATGGAGGATTACTCCCTGAAAGACCTTCAGAATTAAAGGATGGAGAAATGATGGGTGATGAAAACGGAGGTATCATCTTTGTTGGAAGTAAAGGTAAAATAATGACAGGTTGTTATGGAATGAACCCGACGTTATTACCTAAATCAGCCATGAATCATTTCAAACAACCGGAACCGACTATTCGTCGCATAAAGGGAGGTAACGGAGACATTTGGAATACAAATGCACACGAACAAGACTGGATTCGTGCATGCAAAGAATCTGCGGGAAACAGAACCGAAGCTTCTTCAAACTTCAGCTTCTCTGGTCCGTTCAACGAAATGGTAGTAATGGGAGTTCTAGCAACCCGTCTTTCCGGATTACAGGGCTTGCATCGCGAACTGCAATGGGATGGCGAAAACATGAAGTTTACAAATATCTCGCCGACTGATAAAATTAAACTCGTGACAGTTGATGAATATAAAGTAATTGACGGAGACCCTCGTTTTGACAGACGTTTTGCTGAATTTAATGCTCTTGATATGGCAAACGAATGGATTAAACATACTTATCAGAACGGATTTTCGTTACCTGACATGCCCAGATAATTTACTAACAAAAGAAGCTGTAGCAATTATGCTGCAGCTTCTTCTCAAATCAATACAATATGATAAAAAACAGTTATAAAGTTATTTGTTTGATTGCCTGTCTTCTTATGGCTATGACAACGCAAGCAAAGACAAAAGCAGAAAAACAAGGATGGCGTTTAGGTATGCAATCCTATTCGTTCCATTTGTTTACATTGACTGAAGCTTTAGATAAAACAAATGAACTCGGAATAAAATATATTGAGGTATATCCGGGTCATAAACTTGGTGGCAAATGGGGAGATCAAGCTTTTGGGCCACAGCTTAGCTCCCAGACCAGGAAAGAGCTCAAAGCTTATGCTGCATCCAAGGGTATTAAAATTATATCAACCGGAGTAGTCGTAACTGAAAGTTCAGCCGAATGGGAACCCTTGTTTAGTTTTGCCAAAGATATGGGAATGGAGTATATCGCATGCGAACCTGCTTTAGAAGATTGGGATTTGGTAGAAAGTCTTGTAAAGAAATACAACATTAAAATTTCTGTTCATAATCACCCTCAACCGTCAACATACTGGAACCCGGATAATCTTATAAGTTCAATTTCAAGCCGAAGCAAAAAGATTGGATCTTCGGCTGATGTTGGTCACTGGAGACGCGAAGGATTAAACCAGATTGATTGCCTCAAAAAGCTGGAAGGAAGAATAATCTCTCTTCACTTTAAAGATATTGCAGCTAAAAAAGAAGGTATTAAATGGCAAGACGATGTAATTTGGGGAACTGGAGTTCTGGATGTAAAAGGGATGCTTCAAGAATTGAAAAGACAAAATTTCAAAGGAGTATTCGTAGTTGAATATGAATACAACTGGGAAAACTCTGTACCTGATATTAAAAAGTGCCTAAAGTATTTCAATGAAGTTTCGGCTGAAATTTTATAGAATCAAAATAAACAAGCAAATAATAATCGATGCGTACATTCTAATTGTTTTAAATTAGATTGTACGTGTCTTTATTTAATTTTACTTGCACCTTTTGAGTATTTTAATTAGAAACAAGTGTTTTAGTTTTAAATAGAACCAGTTATTAAAAGGTAAAATTTGCCATTTCATTTTGGTTATACTAATCTAAAGAGATCTGGATATATGTGTCAAGACGAGAATATAATAGAACTGATAAAAAATGGAAACATAGAAGCCTTTAATCGGCTATTTATGGATACATATCATCAATTATATTTTCATTGTCGTAAATTTATTTCAGATCCAGATGATGCAAAGGATCTAATTCAAAACGTATATTTGAGATTTTGGGAAAGGAGATTAGAAATAGACATTAATATATCGGTATACGCTTATTTATTAAAAGCAATTCAAAACGAATCGTTGAATCATATTCGTTCAAAAAAAACTATAAACAGTTTATCCGATCCAGAGGTTGAAAAGGAGTCCAACAATAACTATGGGGAAAGCAACTTCAACTCCCCTGAATCCAATTTGGAAATCAACGAATTAGAACAAATCACCCTAAAAGCAATCAATAGCCTACCTGATAAATGTAAAATAATATTTACGCTTAGCCGTAATGATGGACTTAAAAATCAAGAAATCGCAGACAAATTAGACATATCAGTTAGAACTGTAGAAACGCAAATATATAGAGCATTAAAAATTATTAGGGCATGGCTTCACGATTACATGACACTTATCATTGGATTACCATTTTTTTAAAATAATTCCCTTCGAACGTAAGTAGTACAGAGTCATAATGTGTCTGTTTATTGTAGTTAGAAAGACTGTATAGTGTACAATGAAAGAAAGTTTAAAAAACATTATTAAAGAAAGCTTTGAAGAGGAAGTTAATCTCCAAACTGAATGGAATCGGTTGGAAGCTTCCATAAATAAGCAGCGAATTCCTGTTATTCTCAGCCGGAGAAAACGTCAGTTATCTTTGGCTTTCTTTAAATATGCAGCCGCGATTTTGCTTGGAGTGGTATTAACTACTACATTTTCTTATTTGAGCAATGATACAAAAAACAGTATTGCTAATTTTTCTAAAGTAATTACTGAAAATAATGATAAATCATTTTTAGAACTCCCTGATGGTACAAGGATCTGGTTAAATGGGGGAACAACGATTGAATATGGTCATGATTATGGCATTAAGAATCGAAATGTAATACTTAACGGGGAAGCTTATTTTGAAGTAGCCAAAAATATAAAGTTACCCTTTATTGTTAATACAGGAGGAGTTGACGTAACAGCCTTAGGTACAACTTTTAATATACAAGCATACAAAAAAGATATAAAGGTAACTACAACTTTATACACAGGAAATGTTAAAGTAACTCCAACCGTATCAGGGCAAAAAATATTATTGAAACCCAATGAAGTCGCAGTCTACTATAAAGACCGGAACAAAATAGAGAAGTACCCGTATTCTGGTCCAAGTAAGGCTGAATGGATAATATCCGATTTCTCTTTTAATATGGTACGGCTGATTGATATTACGAAACAGCTGGAGAAAAGATATAATGTTACTTTCATATATAGAAACCAAAAGATAAAGAAACTTCGTTTTAGCGGTAGCTTTCAAAAAAATGAAAGTCTGGATGATATTTTGAAAGTAATTCAAACAAATACAGATATAAATTATAAAATAGTAAAAGACAGCGTAATTATCAACTAAAATATTGCCTATGAATTAAACTCAAAAAACCTTATTCTACTACACTATACAAAGTCTATTCAAGACTGTGTCATTCTGACTTCCTATCATTTAACCTTAAAATTCAGTATTATGGTAAATAATCTTATGAAAAAAAAAGAAATGAGTTATTTGTATCTTAAATCTCATATTCTGAAAAGTTTAATATTTATATGTTTATGTTTGACTTCACTCCAACTTAAAGCTGTTGAAGATTCTAAAGAACAAACAATTACACTTGAAATCTCAAAAGGAACCATTTCTGAGGCGTTTAGTGCAATAGAGAAACAAAGTAATTTTAAATTCTTCTATAACAGTGATCAGGTTGATTTAAACAAAACAATCGATATAAAAACCAAGGCGAGTTCGATTGAAAGTGTACTTAATAAGGTCTTCAAAGACACCAACATTACCTATAAAATCGTTAATAACCATGTTGTTTTAACTAACAAACAAATTGACGAGACCAAAATTCCACAACAAGGTAAACGTATTACAGGAAAAGTCGTAGATAATCAAGGAGAAGCACTTATTGGAGTAAATGTTGTAGTTAAAGGAACTACAATCGGATCTATAACAGATTCCAATGGAACTTTTACGATTGAGAATGTTCCTGATAATTCTGCACTCTTATTCTCTTACATTGGGTATTTATCTCAAGAAGTAAATGCATCCAAAGCAAGCAAAGTAATCTTGCAGGAAGATACACAGAAACTTGACGAAGTAGTCGTTGTGGGATATGGTTCTTTCAAAAAACGTGATTTAACCGGTGCTGTTTCTCAATTAAAGGGAGACGACATTGCAAATCTACCTCTTAGAAGTGCATCCGATGCATTGCAAGGTAAAGTAGCAGGTGTATCAATCACATCAACGTCTGGAAGTCCGGGATCGATGGGTACAGTTCGTATTCGTGGTGTAGGAACAATTAATGATAATAATCCATTATATGTTGTTGATGGACTTCCGCAGAGTGATATAGGCTGGTTGAATGTACGAGATATTGAAAGTATGGAAGTACTAAAAGATGCTTCTGCTCAAGCAATTTATGGAGCCAGAGCTTCCAACGGTGTAATCCTTATTTCTACAAAACGCGGTGCAAGTGGTGACACATACAAAAGTAACATTGAATTTGACATGAGTATTGGAATGCAGAGTTCACCCAAGAGATATGACATGCTTGATGCTGAAGGTTTTATGGAATACAAAAACCGCGCATATACAGCAGCAGGAAAAGACTTAATGGATGATTTTGCAACTACAGAAAAAAGAGAACAAATTCTTTCATTCCTCAGTAAAAATGGAGGCAGAGAAGGCACAAACTGGTGGGATGAAACAACTCGAAGCTTCAGTGAAGCAACTATGCAAACCTATAATCTAGCTTTTTCCGGAGGAACATCAAAGTTAAGATATCGTTCAAGTTTTGGATACATGCATCATTTGGGTATTCTTAAAGGATCAGACTACGAACGGTTATCAGGTAGAATCAATCTGGATTCTCAGGTTACCAATTGGCTTACCCTTTCATCTAATATAGGTTTAATATCCGAATCCAGAAGAAATATTCAGGAAAACGATGCCTATACAGCAACCGTATTCAATACGGTAACCGCCGACCCAATTACCCCCGTTTACAGAAATAATCTGGTGGACATTCCTGACTTTTTAAACGCCCGAATTATGGGTGGTTACGAACCTACTAATCCATGGTCAAGGTACACAGGTGTTATTTATTCAAACAAATCAAATGCTGTAGCTCAGGTAGATCGCATGGCTCAAAGCAAGTGGAGTGGAACAGCTATTAAAAGTAATGTAGTAGGTGAAATAAAGTTATTTCCCTTTCTTACATTCAAATCGTCTATGGCTATCGACTTGTCACGCGGTTTAAGTGCAGGATTTACACCTAAGTATTATTTGGATGGCGACGAATATTCGACCTATGCAACAGTTTCCAGAACATCATATAATACAGATTACTGGGTATTTGACAATTACTTTACTTACAATCAAAAGTTCGACAAGCATTCTCTAAATGCAATGGTTGGTACATCCGCAGAAAAAAACAGATATGAATATATATCAGCATCAAAACAAGGAATGGTAAACAACGATGAAAATCAACGAATTATTGACGCTGGAACACTGAACCCTGGTGCAGGTGGATCAATTTCTTTCCAAAGTCTTAATTCTTATTTTGGCCGTTTGTTTTATTCATATGCAGATAAGTATATGCTAACAGGAAATATCCGTTGGGATGGATCTTCTGCATTTGCAGAGGGTAACAAATGGGGCGTATTCCCTTCTGTTTCCGGAGGCTGGAATTTTGCAGAAGAAGAATTCATAAAATCAACAGGTATATTTTCACAAGGGAAATTCAGAGCTGCCTGGGGTGAGATTGGAAATCAAAACCTTTCAAATACCAGCGGAGCATATTTAAACACCTATGGTAATGGAAGTTATTATCTATTTGGAAATCCATACAATACCGTATTAGGAGGTGGTCGTGCTCAAGTAGGTAATCCTGATTTGAAATGGGAAACTACGCGTCAAGTAGATTTTGGTCTTGATTTAGCATTTCTAAATAGTTCGCTTAAAGTAACTCTCGATTATTTTGACCGTAAGACTTCCGATATGTTAGTCCAGGTTCCTGTTCCCTCCTCTATTGGGTTACCAAACACTCCGTGGATGAATGCCGGAAGCGTAAGCAACAAGGGATTTGAAGTGACTTTAGGATACGACAGTTCCATTGGAAAAGATTTTAAATACAATGTCAGCGGTAATATTTCGACCTACAGAAATAAAGTGTTAAGTCTTGGAGGCGGAACAAATATACCGGGAACAGGCGTTCATCTTGGAAACCAGACGTATACAATGATTGAACCAGGAATGCCAATTGGTTATTTCTATGGTTTTAAAACGGATGGAGTTTTCCAGACTCAATCAGAGGTGGAAAATTATATAAATAACGGAAAAGCAGTCATGCCTTCAGCTAAAGCCGGAGATTTAAAATTTCAGGATCTGAACAGCGATGGAAAATTAGATGATGAAGATAGATCTATGATTGGAAATCCTCATCCAGACTTTACATTTGGGATAACATTTGGTGCCGAATACAAAGGATTTGATTTTTCAGCATTTTTCCAGGGTTCTGTCGGAAATGATATTTTAAATATTTTGAAATATGATATCTATTCAGGAACTGGCTGGTATAATGCGCCTAAAGATATCATGACAACATTTTGGAATGGAGAAGGTAGTACAAATAAAAATTTCGGAATCGATGCAAATAGCAGAATGAATCTTGAAATGTCTGATTGGTTTGTTGAAGATGGCTCTTATGTCCGTCTAAAAAACATTCAACTTGGATATACAATTCCCTCTTCAATAACAAAGAAGCTGACCATAAACAATCTTCGTGTCTTTGTAGCTGCACAGAATTTGTTTACTATTACCGGTTATTCCGGGCTTGATCCAGAAATTGGCAATGATAGTCCTCAATACATGGGAATCGATATGGGATTCTATCCACAGGCAAGAACATGTATGTTCGGTATTAGTATGAAACTATAATCTTAAAAATAAGTTATTATGAAATCTATATATATGTTTGGTAAAGTATGTTTATCATTCCTAAGTCTAGGTATATTAATTACAAGCTGTACTGATAGTTTTCTGGACAGACAACCTCTTGGTGCACTGGATGAAGATACCTACATGAAAACAGAAGACGCCGGTCTAAAACTATTAGTAAATTGTTATCAGCCAATTACCAACCACTGGAGCTATCAGACAATGAAGTTTGATATTGGTGATCAAGTGACCGACGACGCCTCTAAAGGAGGTTCTGATGCAGGTGACAGGAGCACAATCACTGAAGTAGGAAGAGGAAATCCTTTGGCTACAAACACATTACTGTCTGATCTATGGACTCATCGCTACAACGAAGCTATTTCGGCTTGTAATGTCCTTTTACAACAAGTAACTCCCGAAAAAGAATTGATTCAATCCGGAGGAAGCCTGGTGCCAACTGAAACTAAATTACGTTGGATTGCAGAAGGTCATTTTATGAGAGCGTTTTATTACTACGACTTGGCTACTATTTTTGTAAACATTCCTATAATCGACAAACCGTTGAACGTAATAGATAAAAGCTCTATTGTAAAAGCGACTAAAGAGGAGGTAATGAACTTCATTTTAGCCGATCTCAACACGGCCATCGCAGAAACAAATTTACCTAGCGCTAAGAATTTACCAGAATCGGAGATTGGCCGAATTACAAAAGAGGCCGCTATGGCATTTCGTGCCAGAGTAAATATGTTCTACGGTAATTACGACGCGGCAAAAGCAGATTTAAAAACTGTTGTCGAATCAGGATGTTACGATCTTGTCGATAATTATGAAGATTTGTTTAACAGTGCGACAAAAGGGTATACATCTAAAGAGTCTGTATTTATTACATTAAGATCATACATTCCTAACTATACTTCCGGAAGCGTTTGCCCGCAAATGAACGTTGGTCGTGGTGCAACAGGTGGCTGGGGAGGTCATTGTCCCAGCAATGATCTGGTTAAAGAGTATGAAGTTAACGATCCTCGCTTAGTACATACTATTCTGGCTTCAGGCGATATTTTTGTAAAAACAGACGGAACAGACGAAACTCATGATTATTCAGGATACGATAATTACACAAAATTACACAGTCGTAAAATGTATATTGATTATTCAAGAAGACCTCTTAATGACTTGATGAACACAGACTGGACGTTCTATCATATACGGTATGCCGATGTTTTATTAATGTACGCAGAATGTTTAGTTGAAACGAATGGCGACAAACAAACCGTAGTAGATATCCTGAATAAAATCCGGCACAGAGCATTCATTACAACTTCTCCAAAAGATTCATATGCAAAGTACAGAAAATATAATCTGGCGGAGAATATAACGGAGACCGAGTTTGAGGCAAATTACAAAGTAAAAATCACCGATGATCTTAGAGCTGCTGTACGTCATGAACGCCGTGTTGAACTTGGCAGCGAAGGACTTCGTTTGTATGATTTGTTACGGTGGGGAACTTTTGTTTCAAAAATGAAAGCATATTCCCAAACAGCCGAAGGAAAATACACTGGTCAAGGGGGTAATATCACCGAAAATACATATCCGTATCCTATTCCTCAAAACGAAATTGATTATGTGGGAGGATCATTAACACAGAACGATAATTATTAATAGACCGCTAACCTTAGGTCTCGGGTCTTGCACCAAAACTCTTCAGTGCAAGACCCATTTTTTTTATACTCTATCAAATATGTACTACTATGAAGAGAAATATTATTTTCATTGTCTTTTTCCTTCTGCCAATTAGTTTGTTTTCTAAAACAATCTGGTTAAATGAAATTGACACCAAACACATTCTTCAGGATTGGGGAAGTGCGCAAATTAACAAGTCTGTATTAGGAACTCCGCTGGAAGTAAATGGCATCCAATACAAGAAAGGCATCGGGACACACTCCATTAGTCGTATTTTATTAAACCTCAACGAAAAAGCCATCTCCTTCTCGGGATTGGCTGGAGCCGACGACCGGAATGATTTTTCAGGCAATCTTGAATTTTGTATTCTTGCTGATCAGAAACAAGTGTGGACTAGCGGGATAATTAAAAAAGGAATACCAGCAAAACCGTTTAACATTAAACTTAAAGGTGTAAAAAAACTGGCACTACTTGTAAAAGAAGGAGGAGACGGCATCATGTACGATCATGCCGACTGGCTGGAAGCAAAGTTTGAAACCGAAGGGAATATTATTCCGGAACCTATTATGCCCTCTCCCATTAATAAAGAGAAGTATATCCTTACCCCAACCATATCAGAATTTCCTAAAATAAACAATCCATTAGTATTCGGTGCCCGCCCAGAAAATCCTTTTCTGATGAAAATCATCGCGACAGGTAAATGTCCCATGTATTTTTCAGTCAAAGATTTACCTGAAGGACTAAATCTTGACACTACGACAGGCCAAATTACTGGAATTGTAAATAAAAAAGGAGAATACAATGTTACTCTGACTGCAAAAAATGAAATAGGAGAGACAACTGAAACAATAAAAATAAAAATTGGCGATACAATTGCTCTTACTCCTCCAATGGGATGGAATAGCTGGAATTGTTGGGGACCTAGTGTAGATCAGAGCAAAGTAGAAGATGCGGCAACCTACATGAGTGAAAAATTAATCAACCATGGTTGGACATACATTAACATTGATGATGGTTGGGAAGCAAAAGACAGAACTGTATCAGGCGAACTACTGACGAACAATAAATTTCCCGACATTACAAGGCTTACAGATTATATCCATTCCTTAGGATTGAAATTCGGAATATATTCTTCGCCTGGACCAAGAACATGTGGAGGGTACCTTGGTAGTTATCAATCCGAAGAAACTGATGCAAAAACATGGGCAAACTGGGGTGTAGATTATTTAAAGTACGATTATTGTTATTACAATGAAGTTGCTCCTAATCCTACAGAACAGCTTATTAAGGAACCATATGTTGTAATGAGAAAAGCGCTTGATAAAGTAAATAGAGACATCGTATATTGCGTAGGTTTTGGAGCCCCTAGAGTTTGGGTTTGGGGAGCCGAAGCCGGAGGAAATCAATGGAGGACTACCCGCGACATAACAGACGAATGGAATGTTGTGCGAAGTATTGGATTCTTTCAGGATGTATGTGCATCGGCTTCAAAGCCAGGAAATTACAATGATCCGGATATGTTGGTTGTAGGCAAACTTGGCTTAGGCTGGGGATCAAGGGTACATGATTCCTATTTGACTCCCGACGAACAATATTCGCATATTAGTCTTTGGTGTATATTATCCTCTCCATTACTCATTGGCTGCGACATGAATCAAATGGACGATTTCACATTGAATTTGCTTACCAACAACGAGGTAATAGCCATTGATCAAGATCCAATAGTTGCTCCAGCTCAAAAGATAAACGTGCCAAATGGTCAGATCTGGTATAAGAAACTATATGATGGATCCTATGCTATTGGAATATTCAATGTGAATCCGTATTATATTCTTTGGGATCAGAGCGAGAGCAAAAAGGTTCAGGAAACTATGTATAAGTTTTCTCTGAATTTGAAGGAGATCGGTTTAAGTGGTAAATACAAAGTTAGAGACCTTTGGAGGCAACAGGATATGGGGACAATTGACAGTAAAATATCTGCCGCGATTCCCTATCACGGCGTAAAATTCATAAAAATCACCCCCATAAAATAAGTAATATCAAATATGGATGAAAAGGAATGATAAATATATAGTGTTAGATCTCTTCATAATTTTTGTATCATTATTCTCCTGCTCGCATCAGGTGAACGACAATACTGATAGTCTGGCTGATGATGCAACAACTACTGTTGCATCAAAAAAGCCTTTCATTGACGGCACATTTTTGCCATACTATCTGATTTCGGATTGGGGAGATGGGCGTTGGGAACTTGAATTAGCCAACCTAAAAAAACTCGGTATGCATTATCTCATTCTGACACCAACCGTGTTTACAGACAAAAACAATGTAACAAAGTCTATTTACCCAAGCAAGTATGCTTCAAACACATACAGCGATAATGATTTGGTTGAAAATTGTTTGAGAAATGCTAAAAAGTTTGGTTTTAAAGTATTTATTGGATTAAATTCGAACGAAAAGTGGTGGTCGTGGTGGACGGTTGATTCGGAAGACTGGCTATATGCTCAAATGGAACATGGAAATAAAATTGCAAAGGAATTGATAGGGAAATATAAAAATCGTTATTCGGATACCATGTACGGTTGGTATTGGGACTGGGAAATAGACAATCTTAATTACACGACCGACGACAGGCAACAAATTCTTATAAAGGCATTAAACGCTAACATAGACTATCTAAATCAGTTAACACCTGAAATGCCGCGTATGTTATCTCCATTTATGAACTACAAAGTGGGTCACAACGCTACGGCTTATCGTGCAATGTGGGAAAAAATATTTTCTTCCATACACTTCAAAAAAGGGGATATATTTTGTCCACAAGATTGTATAGGCGCAGGTGGATTGACACTAAACAACGCTGGCGAATGGTTCAGGGAATTGGCTGAAGCTGTTAAAAGCAAACCAGGATTAGTCCTTTGGTCCAATTCCGAAAATTTCGATCAACGGTTTTGGACATCAGCAACATTAGATCGTTTTATAAAACAACTTCAAATAACCCAACCTTTTGTGAGCAACAATATTTCTTTTACATACAGTTACTATTACAGTCCTTATCAGGTGAATAAATATTTTGATGAAGCCTATAGTTATTATATTGCAACAGGAAATTTGCCGCTTCTGCCTGAGCCAGCTCCGGCAGAGAATCTCAGAATTAGTAAAAACAAATCAGGTAAAACAGAGTTGAGTTGGGATTATCCGGCCGATTTACAACACATTGTTGGATTTCTTATATTCAGAAATGATTCATTGATAGCCAACTACCAGTACAATTTATATCAATATTGTAAAACTACATATACAGAAAAAGAAAACCTCAAAGCAGGTACATACAAGTTTAGCGTATGCACATACAATGCAATGAACGATTGTTCCACTAAAAATGACTTACAATATACCGTTACGCCTTAATCTTAAACAACGCCAACCTGTTTAAACTCAAACACTCGACAATACCAAATTCCTTACAGCCACCACTAAATAACATTTATAAAGATTTGTTTTTTAATAAAAACATAACAAAAAAAATTAGCTCTTAGTAAGTAAGCGCAAAAAAAAAATTGTCTTCTAAATATACATCATGCTAATACAATTACATAGATAAGCATCGTTTATTAATTTTCGTCAAACATACATATCTAATAATCAGATTAATATATAAATAAAATAAAAAAATAGCCTATTTGAATTTATATCCAGGGCCGTATTATTGACTTTTATTTTCATCTTACTTTTTATTAATTTACAACATGAACCTTGTCCAGTAAAAAATCATATCTGTTAAATTTATAAAACATATTAGTTTAAAATAGATTAACGGACTTTTTAAATCATACCGAACATTATTTTTTTAATTATATAGTAATCAATCTTAGTCTTAAAGAAAAACTTCATGAAAAGGACCTATCCAAAAATTCACAAGGCTGCGATGCTTTTATTTGCTGCATTATTCTGTATTCAGATTAATGCGCTGATGGCTCAGAACAGCAGTTCCGCGCAAGGTAAAAGAATTACCGGTACGGTAGTTGATAATGCAGGTGTACCCATTATCGGGGCCAATGTATTAGTAAAGGGAACCTCAAATGGAGTAATTACCGACATTGACGGGAATTATTCTATTACAGCCGCATCCAATGCAGTATTACAATTTTCTTTCATTGGGTACGAAACCCGGGAAGAAAGTGTCCGCAATAGGGTAAAAATTAATGTAACACTTTCCGATACCAGTGTTAATCTGGACGAGGTAGTTGCAATCGGATATGGTAGTGTAAAGAAACGAGACCTTACGGGATCTGTTTCTTCAATAAGAAGTGAAGAATTATTAAAAACCAATCCAACTGGCATCAATCAGGGACTTCAGGGAAAAATGGCTGGTGTACAGGTAAGTCAGGCAGACGGTGCTCCCGGAGCCGGGGTAAACATTCAGATCCGTGGAGCGAACTCATTCACCACCAGTACAGAACCACTTTATGTTGTTGACGGAGTTCCTTTTGGGGCAGGAGAAGCCCCTGGTTCAGATTATGGAAGCAAGCAAACAAACAATCCCCTAAACTTAATTAATCCACAAGACATAGCATCCATTGAGGTATTGAAAGATGCTTCGGCGACA is from uncultured Macellibacteroides sp. and encodes:
- a CDS encoding sugar phosphate isomerase/epimerase, which gives rise to MIKNSYKVICLIACLLMAMTTQAKTKAEKQGWRLGMQSYSFHLFTLTEALDKTNELGIKYIEVYPGHKLGGKWGDQAFGPQLSSQTRKELKAYAASKGIKIISTGVVVTESSAEWEPLFSFAKDMGMEYIACEPALEDWDLVESLVKKYNIKISVHNHPQPSTYWNPDNLISSISSRSKKIGSSADVGHWRREGLNQIDCLKKLEGRIISLHFKDIAAKKEGIKWQDDVIWGTGVLDVKGMLQELKRQNFKGVFVVEYEYNWENSVPDIKKCLKYFNEVSAEIL
- a CDS encoding RNA polymerase sigma-70 factor; its protein translation is MCQDENIIELIKNGNIEAFNRLFMDTYHQLYFHCRKFISDPDDAKDLIQNVYLRFWERRLEIDINISVYAYLLKAIQNESLNHIRSKKTINSLSDPEVEKESNNNYGESNFNSPESNLEINELEQITLKAINSLPDKCKIIFTLSRNDGLKNQEIADKLDISVRTVETQIYRALKIIRAWLHDYMTLIIGLPFF
- a CDS encoding FecR family protein, encoding MKESLKNIIKESFEEEVNLQTEWNRLEASINKQRIPVILSRRKRQLSLAFFKYAAAILLGVVLTTTFSYLSNDTKNSIANFSKVITENNDKSFLELPDGTRIWLNGGTTIEYGHDYGIKNRNVILNGEAYFEVAKNIKLPFIVNTGGVDVTALGTTFNIQAYKKDIKVTTTLYTGNVKVTPTVSGQKILLKPNEVAVYYKDRNKIEKYPYSGPSKAEWIISDFSFNMVRLIDITKQLEKRYNVTFIYRNQKIKKLRFSGSFQKNESLDDILKVIQTNTDINYKIVKDSVIIN
- a CDS encoding TonB-dependent receptor, which codes for MVNNLMKKKEMSYLYLKSHILKSLIFICLCLTSLQLKAVEDSKEQTITLEISKGTISEAFSAIEKQSNFKFFYNSDQVDLNKTIDIKTKASSIESVLNKVFKDTNITYKIVNNHVVLTNKQIDETKIPQQGKRITGKVVDNQGEALIGVNVVVKGTTIGSITDSNGTFTIENVPDNSALLFSYIGYLSQEVNASKASKVILQEDTQKLDEVVVVGYGSFKKRDLTGAVSQLKGDDIANLPLRSASDALQGKVAGVSITSTSGSPGSMGTVRIRGVGTINDNNPLYVVDGLPQSDIGWLNVRDIESMEVLKDASAQAIYGARASNGVILISTKRGASGDTYKSNIEFDMSIGMQSSPKRYDMLDAEGFMEYKNRAYTAAGKDLMDDFATTEKREQILSFLSKNGGREGTNWWDETTRSFSEATMQTYNLAFSGGTSKLRYRSSFGYMHHLGILKGSDYERLSGRINLDSQVTNWLTLSSNIGLISESRRNIQENDAYTATVFNTVTADPITPVYRNNLVDIPDFLNARIMGGYEPTNPWSRYTGVIYSNKSNAVAQVDRMAQSKWSGTAIKSNVVGEIKLFPFLTFKSSMAIDLSRGLSAGFTPKYYLDGDEYSTYATVSRTSYNTDYWVFDNYFTYNQKFDKHSLNAMVGTSAEKNRYEYISASKQGMVNNDENQRIIDAGTLNPGAGGSISFQSLNSYFGRLFYSYADKYMLTGNIRWDGSSAFAEGNKWGVFPSVSGGWNFAEEEFIKSTGIFSQGKFRAAWGEIGNQNLSNTSGAYLNTYGNGSYYLFGNPYNTVLGGGRAQVGNPDLKWETTRQVDFGLDLAFLNSSLKVTLDYFDRKTSDMLVQVPVPSSIGLPNTPWMNAGSVSNKGFEVTLGYDSSIGKDFKYNVSGNISTYRNKVLSLGGGTNIPGTGVHLGNQTYTMIEPGMPIGYFYGFKTDGVFQTQSEVENYINNGKAVMPSAKAGDLKFQDLNSDGKLDDEDRSMIGNPHPDFTFGITFGAEYKGFDFSAFFQGSVGNDILNILKYDIYSGTGWYNAPKDIMTTFWNGEGSTNKNFGIDANSRMNLEMSDWFVEDGSYVRLKNIQLGYTIPSSITKKLTINNLRVFVAAQNLFTITGYSGLDPEIGNDSPQYMGIDMGFYPQARTCMFGISMKL
- a CDS encoding RagB/SusD family nutrient uptake outer membrane protein codes for the protein MKSIYMFGKVCLSFLSLGILITSCTDSFLDRQPLGALDEDTYMKTEDAGLKLLVNCYQPITNHWSYQTMKFDIGDQVTDDASKGGSDAGDRSTITEVGRGNPLATNTLLSDLWTHRYNEAISACNVLLQQVTPEKELIQSGGSLVPTETKLRWIAEGHFMRAFYYYDLATIFVNIPIIDKPLNVIDKSSIVKATKEEVMNFILADLNTAIAETNLPSAKNLPESEIGRITKEAAMAFRARVNMFYGNYDAAKADLKTVVESGCYDLVDNYEDLFNSATKGYTSKESVFITLRSYIPNYTSGSVCPQMNVGRGATGGWGGHCPSNDLVKEYEVNDPRLVHTILASGDIFVKTDGTDETHDYSGYDNYTKLHSRKMYIDYSRRPLNDLMNTDWTFYHIRYADVLLMYAECLVETNGDKQTVVDILNKIRHRAFITTSPKDSYAKYRKYNLAENITETEFEANYKVKITDDLRAAVRHERRVELGSEGLRLYDLLRWGTFVSKMKAYSQTAEGKYTGQGGNITENTYPYPIPQNEIDYVGGSLTQNDNY